The Nycticebus coucang isolate mNycCou1 chromosome 15, mNycCou1.pri, whole genome shotgun sequence genome has a segment encoding these proteins:
- the CKAP2 gene encoding cytoskeleton-associated protein 2 isoform X3: protein MANKENVSRLPGSKNNTIVGKKYIPLKASNELTNSTVIIDTHKCEDNNKILRLLPNDDNLQSQRMTLSQVFHLKNNSKKKQITEKPKQNANMPKKLVLGSYRGQIVQSKVNSFRKPLQVKDESSAATKKLSSIPKATKPQPTNSSVTVKSDRSSNITAPTKSVSTTSQNAQLVRPPIRSHHDNTQGARKQAFSRTSGNITTRKGPCEKELLQSKPILSNIKTSSSQDIKRNGALSRNTASETIDRPAFSSNSKLIEKPKSTHQRRYTTANATVDNRSSRPKETSEERKARLSEWKADKGRVLKRPPNAVVTHHCEPEGQNEKPVGSFWTTMVEEDEQRLFTDKVNSTFSECLNLIDKGCPKEEILVTLNDLITKIPDATKLVKYWICLARIEPITSPIENIIAIYEKAILSGAQPIEELQPIIVDILTMKSQEKVKLELIQKTPSRVFSDAVDEVASTGRPQWEKGAI, encoded by the exons ATG gctaacaaagaaaatgtaagtCGACTTCCAGGGagcaaaaataatacaattgtGGGGAAAAAGTATATTCCTTTAAAAGCTTCTAATGAATTAACCAATTCAACTGTAATAATTGACACACATAAATGTGaggataataataaaattctGCGGTTGTTACCAAATGATGATAATCTCCAAAGTCAACGTATGACACTGAGCCAGGTATTTCACCTTAAAAAcaatagtaaaaagaaacagataacagaaaaaccaaagcaaaatgcTAATATGCCCAAGAAACTTGTACTCGGATCTTATCGTGGCCAAATTGTTCAATCTAAGGTTAATTCATTTAGAAAACCTCTACAAGTCAAAGATGAGAGTTCTGCAGCAACAAAGAAACTTTCAAGTATTCCTAAAGCCACAAAGCCTCAGCCTACAAACAGCAGTGTAACGGTGAAAAGTGATAGAAGCTCAAATATTACTGCTCCCACTAAGTCTGTGAGCACTACGTCTCAGAACGCACAACTTGTGCGACCCCCTATTAGAAGTCACCATGACAATACCCAGGGCGCCAGGAAACAAGCCTTCAGTAGAACCTCTGGCAACATTACAACCCGGAAAGGACCTTGCGAAAAAGAATTATTACAGTCCAAACCAATTTTGTCTAATATCAAAACCAGTTCTTCTCAGGACATTAAAAGAAACGGGGCCCTGTCTAGAAACACAGCATCTGAAACTATAGACAGACCTGCTTTCTCTTCTAATTCCAAACTGATAGAAAAGCCGAAATCCACTCACCAGCGAAGATACACTACAGCAAACGCAACTGTGGATAACAGATCATCTCGACCCAAAGAAACATCAGAAGAGAGAAA AGCTCGTCTGAGTGAGTGGAAAGCTGACAAAGGAAGAGTGCTGAAGAGGCCCCCTAATGCAGTGGTTACTCACCACTGCGAGCCTGAAGGACAAAATGAAAAGCCAGTTGGATCTTTCTGGACCACCATGGTAGAAGAAGATGAACAAAGATTATTTACTGATAAAGTAAACAGCACATTTTCTGAATGCCTCAACCTGATTGATAAG GGATgtccaaaagaagaaatactggtCACACTGAATGACCTGATTACAAAAATTCCAGATGCCACAAAACTTGTTAAATATTGGATATGTCTTGCACGCATTGAACCAATCACAAGTCCTATTGAAAATATTATTGCAATCTATGAGAAGGCCATTCTGTCAGGGGCTCAG CCTATTGAAGAGCTGCAACCCATAATTGTAGATATTCTAACAATGAAGAGTCAAGAAAAAGTTAAACTCG AACTGATCCAGAAGACACCATCCAGAGTGTTCTCTGATGCAGTGgatgaagttgcttccacaggCAGACCCCAG
- the CKAP2 gene encoding cytoskeleton-associated protein 2 isoform X2, whose product MANKENVSRLPGSKNNTIVGKKYIPLKASNELTNSTVIIDTHKCEDNNKILRLLPNDDNLQSQRMTLSQVFHLKNNSKKKQITEKPKQNANMPKKLVLGSYRGQIVQSKVNSFRKPLQVKDESSAATKKLSSIPKATKPQPTNSSVTVKSDRSSNITAPTKSVSTTSQNAQLVRPPIRSHHDNTQGARKQAFSRTSGNITTRKGPCEKELLQSKPILSNIKTSSSQDIKRNGALSRNTASETIDRPAFSSNSKLIEKPKSTHQRRYTTANATVDNRSSRPKETSEERKARLSEWKADKGRVLKRPPNAVVTHHCEPEGQNEKPVGSFWTTMVEEDEQRLFTDKVNSTFSECLNLIDKGCPKEEILVTLNDLITKIPDATKLVKYWICLARIEPITSPIENIIAIYEKAILSGAQPIEELQPIIVDILTMKSQEKVKLELIQKTPSRVFSDAVDEVASTGRPQEKILRLVQPSNKSKKSAVEIQSQDNQRQRKNIIEM is encoded by the exons ATG gctaacaaagaaaatgtaagtCGACTTCCAGGGagcaaaaataatacaattgtGGGGAAAAAGTATATTCCTTTAAAAGCTTCTAATGAATTAACCAATTCAACTGTAATAATTGACACACATAAATGTGaggataataataaaattctGCGGTTGTTACCAAATGATGATAATCTCCAAAGTCAACGTATGACACTGAGCCAGGTATTTCACCTTAAAAAcaatagtaaaaagaaacagataacagaaaaaccaaagcaaaatgcTAATATGCCCAAGAAACTTGTACTCGGATCTTATCGTGGCCAAATTGTTCAATCTAAGGTTAATTCATTTAGAAAACCTCTACAAGTCAAAGATGAGAGTTCTGCAGCAACAAAGAAACTTTCAAGTATTCCTAAAGCCACAAAGCCTCAGCCTACAAACAGCAGTGTAACGGTGAAAAGTGATAGAAGCTCAAATATTACTGCTCCCACTAAGTCTGTGAGCACTACGTCTCAGAACGCACAACTTGTGCGACCCCCTATTAGAAGTCACCATGACAATACCCAGGGCGCCAGGAAACAAGCCTTCAGTAGAACCTCTGGCAACATTACAACCCGGAAAGGACCTTGCGAAAAAGAATTATTACAGTCCAAACCAATTTTGTCTAATATCAAAACCAGTTCTTCTCAGGACATTAAAAGAAACGGGGCCCTGTCTAGAAACACAGCATCTGAAACTATAGACAGACCTGCTTTCTCTTCTAATTCCAAACTGATAGAAAAGCCGAAATCCACTCACCAGCGAAGATACACTACAGCAAACGCAACTGTGGATAACAGATCATCTCGACCCAAAGAAACATCAGAAGAGAGAAA AGCTCGTCTGAGTGAGTGGAAAGCTGACAAAGGAAGAGTGCTGAAGAGGCCCCCTAATGCAGTGGTTACTCACCACTGCGAGCCTGAAGGACAAAATGAAAAGCCAGTTGGATCTTTCTGGACCACCATGGTAGAAGAAGATGAACAAAGATTATTTACTGATAAAGTAAACAGCACATTTTCTGAATGCCTCAACCTGATTGATAAG GGATgtccaaaagaagaaatactggtCACACTGAATGACCTGATTACAAAAATTCCAGATGCCACAAAACTTGTTAAATATTGGATATGTCTTGCACGCATTGAACCAATCACAAGTCCTATTGAAAATATTATTGCAATCTATGAGAAGGCCATTCTGTCAGGGGCTCAG CCTATTGAAGAGCTGCAACCCATAATTGTAGATATTCTAACAATGAAGAGTCAAGAAAAAGTTAAACTCG AACTGATCCAGAAGACACCATCCAGAGTGTTCTCTGATGCAGTGgatgaagttgcttccacaggCAGACCCCAG